CCGGTGGGGATCAGATCGAGTTCGATCCGCCGCCGGCGGAGCGCACCGTTATGGAGACCTACCACACCGCCCGCTATCTCGACGCGCTGCGCCGCGCCTCGGACGGCGATTGGAATTATGATTTCCTGCGGATGGGCATCGGCACCGGCGATTGCCCGGTGTTTGCGGGGATGTACGAGCACTCGGTCCTCGCCGCCGGCGCCACTCTTGCCGGTGCGGCCCGGATCCTCGAAGGAACCGTCGACGCGGCCTTCAATCCGCACGGCGGCTTCCATCACGCCTTCCCGGAACGGGCGGCCGGCTTCTGTTACGTCAACGATTCCGTCCTCGGCTGCCTGGCGCTCGCCGAGGCCGGCAAGCGCGTGCTGTACGTCGACATCGACGTGCACAACGGCGACGGGGTCGCCTTCGCGTTCCAGGATCGGGCGGACGTGATGACGATTTCCTTCCACGAGAATCCGCGGATCCTCTTCCCGGGAACCGGGTTCGAGGACGAGATCGGATCGGGGCCGGGCGAGGGATACTGCGTCAACGTGCCGCTGCCGGTTGGCACCTACGACGAAGCCTACCTTTCCGCATTCGACGAGGTCGTCCTGCCCCTGATGGAGGCCTTCGGCCCGGACGTGTTGGTCATGGAACTCGGCGCAGACGGCCTGGCCCAGGACCCCCTGGCCCATCTGCAATTGACCAACAACGCCTACGTGGAAGTCCTGCACCGGCTGACGGCCGCCGGCAAACCCATCCTGATGACCGGCGGCGGGGGGTACAACGTCGAAAACACCGTCCGCGCCTGGGCCCTGGCTTGGAGCGTCCTTTCGGGGCAGGAAGACGCCGGCTACGCCAGCAACGCCGGGATGGGCGGCGTAATGCTCTCAAGCACGGATTGGTCGGGCGGATTGCGGGACAGGGAATTGGTGATCCCGGATCGGCAGAAGGAAGCCGTCACCGAATCGCTGGGGTACACCGTGCGCAAGGTAAAATCCCTGGTGTTCCCGATCCACGGGCTCAAACCATAGGGAGCAACGCCGCCTTGCGCCGGAGGACGATCCGGGCGCGAATCGAAAGGGCGAGGCCGCGGCCTCGCCCTTTTCTGTGCTGCCCCGACGCCTATTTCGATGCCGCCGGTGTGATCCGCGTCATCGCCGCCGCCGCAATCAGGCAGGCGATCCCGGCGATGACGAACGCAGTCCGGTAATCCCCGACGGTAAAGGTCTTTTCCACGAGCTCCCCGGCGGCGTCCTTCGCCTGATAGGGAACCTTGTCGACGACCCGCATCAGCGCCGCGGCCAGGTACGGCCCGGCGATTCCCCCCGCGCCGTAGGCGGTGAACATCCACCCGTAATTCGCGCCGATGTTCTTTGTTCCAAAGAAATCCGCCGTCATGGCCGGATAAAGCGCCAGGTAGCCGCCGAAGCACAGCCCGACGACGGAGATGCCCAGCAGGTACATCGGGTAATCGCGGAAGAAATCCAGCGCCAGCATGGTCGCGCCGCACAGGACGAACATGATGATCAGGGCGGTTTTGCGCCCGATCTTGTCGGAGACGATTCCCCACACGATCCGGCCGGTGGAATTGAAAATCGCCAGGATCGAAACCGCCATCGCCGCCAGCGCGGCGATCTGCCCGAAATCCGCCTCGGGGATCGGCGGTGTGAGACCGGCGATCGAAAAGGACTGCCAGATCGGCGAAGCCTTCATGATCACCTGCAACCCAGCCGCGCAACCGACGAAATAGGTGATCCACAACAGCCAGAAGGACGGGGTCCGGAGCATCTGGGTGGGCGTGAAATCCGCGGCCGACGCGGCCTTGCCCGGCGAGGCCTGCGGCGGAACCCAGCCCGCGGGAACGTAACCGGCCGGCGGATTGCGCAGGAGCTGGGCGCCGGAAACGACGCAGACCAGGAAAATCACACCCAGAGCCAGGAAGGTGTTGAACACCCCCAGCTTGGGGAGCGTAAAGAGCGAGGCGCCCAACAGCTGGTAGGAGCCGCCGGAAATCATGGCCTTGGCCAGCGGTGCAAAGAAGAAAGCGCCCGCCCCGAATCCCGCGACCGCCAGTCCGGTGATCAGGCCGCGTTTATCGGGAAACCACTTGACGCAGGTGGCGATCGGGCAGACGTACGCCGCTCCGATCCCCACGCCGCCCAGGACCGAGAAGGTGAGGATCAACCATGCCAACGCCGTTCCCGGTGCAAATTGCTCCGAGAACCTGGCTAGGATCAATCCCGCACCGAGGATGACTCCGCCGCAGGTGGCCACGATCCGCGGCCCCCGGCGATCCTGGATCCGGCCGGCGAGGATGACCGCCGCGGCAAACGCCGCCAATACGATCTGGGCCGGGAGAGTCACCTGGGTCTCAGTCCAGGATGGGAAGAAGGCCTTAAGCGGGGTTTCGAACACGCTCCAGATGTACACCGCGCCAAGGCTGACCTGGATCACCAGCGCGCCCCCAACCACCCACCAACGGTTCATGGATTTTTGTGTCGCCATCATCTCCTCCGAAAAGAAAGCGTTCGTTTGCTCCGTCCTGTTTTCTCCCTCATCCTGTCATTTTCCCAGCGCCCGCCCGCGCACCCGCCTGCGTAAAGCGGGGGAAGCGGGGCAAGCGGGAGCACCGCGGGATAAGGCGGCCGAAAACCGGATGAGGATCGGACATCAAAAACGGCCGGACGCTGTTTCCGATGCGTCCGGCCGTTGGCCGACCGAATGGTCCGGGCTTTATCCGCCCCGCCCCTTGACCAGCTTCTCGACCACGCTGGGATCGGCCAGGGTGGTGATGTCCCCGAGGTTGTCGGTTTGATTTTCGGCGATCTTGCGCAGGATGCGGCGCATGATCTTGCCGGACCGGGTTTTTGGCAGGCCTTCGGCGAACTGGATCACATCCGGCGTGGCGATCGGCCCGATCTCCTTGCGGACGTGTTTGACCAATTCCTTCTTCAAGTCGTCGCTCTCGTGAATGCCTTCCTTGAGGGTGACGAAGGCGTACAGCGCCTGACCCTTGATGTCGTGCGGCATCGGGCAGACCGCGGCTTCGGCCACCTTCGGGTGGGCCACCAGCGCGCTCTCGACCTCGGCGGTGCCGATCCGGTGGCCGGAAACGTTGACCACGTCGTCGATCCGGCCCATCAACCAGTAGTCCCCGTCCTCATCCACCCGGCAGCCGTCGCCGGTGAAGTACATATTTTCGTACATGATGAAGTAGGTGTCGATAAACCGGTCGTGGTCGCCCCAGGTGGTGCGCATCATCCCCGGCCAGGGCTTGCGGATGCACAGCTTGCCGCCTTCGTTGGCGTCGCACTGCGACCCGTCGTCGCGCAGCACCACCGGATCCACCCCGAACCACGGACGGCTGGCGCTGCCCGGCTTGAGGGTCATCGCCCCCGGCAGGGGAGTGATCAGGAATCCTCCGTTTTCCGTCTGCCAATAGGTGTCGACGATCGGGCAGCGGCTGCGGCCTATCTTTTCGTAGTACCAAATCCAGGCTTCCGGGTTGATCGGTTCGCCGACGCTGCCGAGCACCCTCAGCGAATCGAGCTTGTACTTGGCCGGCCATTCCTCCCCGGCCCGCATCAGCGAACGGATCGCGGTCGGCGCGGTGTAAAAGACGGTGACGCCGAATTTGTCGACCACCTGCCAGAACCGCCCGGGGTCCGGGTAGGTCGGAATGCCCTCGAAGATGATCGTGGTCGCGCCGTTGGCCAGCGGTCCGTAGACGATGTAGCTGTGGCCGGTGACCCAGCCGATGTCGGCCGTGCACCAGTAGATATCGTCCTCATGGATGTCGAACACCCACTTGTGGGAGAGGGCTACGTGCAGCAGGTACCCGGCCGTGGTATGGACCACGCCCTTGGGCTTGCCGGTGGATCCCGAGGTGTAGAGGATGAACAGCAGATCCTCGGCGTTCATTTTTTCCGGTTCGCACACCTCGGGAGCCTTGGCCATCTCCTCGTGCCACCACGAATCCCGCCCAGGCTGCATGTTGCAGGGGTCGTCGGAGACCTTGACGACAATGCACGCCTCGATGCTCGGGGTCTTCTTCATGGCCTCGTCGGCGATGTCCTTAAGTTTGATGTGCTTCCCGCCGCGCAGCGAGACGTTGGAGGTGACGATCGCTTTGCATTCCGAATCATTCACCCGGTCGCTGATGGCGTCGGCCGAAAAGCCGCCGAAGACCACGTTGTGGATCGCCCCGATCCGGGTGCAGGCCAGCATGGCGACGGCCAGCTCCGGAACCATCGGCAGGTAGATCGAGACGCGGTCGCCTTTCTTGATCCCCTTCGATTTGAGGACATTGGCGAACTTGCACACTTCCTTGTGGAGTTCTTCGTACGTGATCTTTCGGACGTTGGAGTCTTCGTCGCCCTGGAAGATGATCGCTGTCTTCTTGGCGGTCGGCGTGCCCAGGTGCCGGTCCAAGCAGTTGTAGGAGACGTTCAATTCGCCGTCGGCGAACCAAGTATGGCGGACCTCACGGTTCTTGGAATTCCAGACATACTCCAGGCTTTTGGCGGGCTTCTTGAACCACGTCAGCAATTCGGCCTGCTTCAGCCAAAATGCGTCCGGGTCGTTGATCGATTGTTCCCACAATTTTTGGTATTCCTCGAGGGATTTCACGTACGCGGTTTTCGTAACCGAAGCGGGCGGAGGGAACTTCCGCGTTTCGGTCATCAGGGAACTGATGGACTTGCTTTGTGCTTCTTGTGCCATAGGGATCTCCTCGCGGTGTGCCTGCGGCAAAAAGCCATCGGAGGGCTGCATGCGCACTCCATCCTCGCAATTTGCCGTTGGCATTGGGATGGGTGAAAGTGTTAATCGGCAGGGAGGTGCCCCGCCGTCAGGGGTGGAGGCAACTCGGGTATTCTAGCCGCGGCGATGGGGAGTGTCAATCCCGCCCTGCAATCCTAGCGTAGGGAATACAGGAAGCGGTTGAAAAAAAAATCACAACCCGGAAATCTTGAGCCGGGTGGGGTTAAAAAATGGCCGCCTCGACGGTCACCTCGTCCGTCCCCGGCGGCGGCATCGGAACCAGGTCGCCCGGCACGGCCTCCCCGTCCACCGCAAGCGAAACGAAATTCCCCTTCCCGCTGCGCTTGACGGTGATCCGGTAGGTCGTCCCGCGGTACTTGCGCACGGCCTTGAAACCCGGCCAGCGCGAAGGGATCACGGGGGCGATCCGCAGGCCGTGCAGAGTCGGGCGGATGCCCAAGAGGTACTGCGTGACCGCGTAGAAGTTCCAGGCCGCGGTCCCGGTCAGCCAGGAGTTCTTCGCCTCACCGTGGGTCGGCGCATCCTTCCCGGCGATCATCTGCGGATACACGTACGGCTCGCAGCGGTGGATTTCGGAGATCTCCTCGCGCACCGACGGGTTGATCCGGCGGTAATACTCGAACGCCCGGTCGCCGTTTCCGACCATGGTCTCCGCGATCATGATCCAGGGGTTGTTGTGGCAGAAGATCCCCGCGTTCTCCTTGTATCCGGGCGGGTAGGAGGAGATCTCGCCGTATTCGAGATAGTAGCGGGAGAACGCAGGCTGGAGGAGGACGATGCCGTGCTCCGTGGCCAGCCGGGCATACACCGCTTCCAGGGCTTTGGTCGCCATCCCGTCCCGCAGGCCGAGCCCGGCCATCACGCACATGCCCTGGCTTTCGATGAAGATCTGCCCTTCCTGGCAATCTTTGGATCCCACCTTGCGCCCGAACCCGTCGTAAGCGCGGAGGAACCACTCGCCGTCCCACCCGTTCCGGACGACGGCCGCCTTCATCCGCTCGGCCTCCCAGCGGTAGCGCCGCACGTCGCCCCGGCGGCCCCTCAGCGCCGCCAGTTCCGCCATCTCGGACGCCGCCAGAACGAACAGCCCGCCGATGAACACCGACTCGGCCGTCCGCCCCTCGCGGTTGGTCGTAGTCTGAAAGGATTGCCCCGGCGTCTCCGAGAAGCAGTTGAGGTTCAGGCAGTCGTTCCAATCCGCGCGGCCGATCAGCGGCAGGCGGTGCGGCCCAAGCCGGTCCAGCGTGTACTGGACCGACCGCCGCAGGTGTTCGTACAACGGCTGCTCTGTTCCGGGTTCGTTTTCAAACGGAACCTTTTCATCCAGAATCGATTCGTCGCCCGTTTCCTTGAGGTAGGCCGCCAACCCCAAAACCAGCCACAACGGGTCGTCGTTAAAGTCGGTCCCGATGTCGTTGTTGCCGCGCTTGGTCAACGGCTGGTATTGGTGGTACGCGCCGCCGCTGCGAAGCTGCGTGGCCGCCAGGTCGAGGATCCGCTCGCGGGCCCGCTCCGGAACCATTTGCACGAACCCAAGCAGGTCCTGGTTCGAATCCCGGAATCCCAGTCCGCGCCCGACCCCGGTCTCGTAAAAGGAGGCCGAACGCGAAATGTTGAACGTGGCCATGCATTGGTAGGCGTTCCAGATGTTCACCATGCGGTCGGTGTGCAGGTCCGGCGTTTCCACCTGGATGGCCGACAGGTTTTCCTTCCAATACGACTGCAGGGCGCGGAACGCCGCCTCCGCATTCGCCCCGTCCCGGTATTTCGCGATCAGCGGCCGGACCGCCTCCTTGTTGACCGTCTGCGAATCCGGCGGAAGGAATTTGGCGCCTTTCGGATTTTCATGGTACCCGAGGAGGAAAAGTATCTGTTTGGATTCGCCGGGGCGCAGCCGGAGTTGGACGTGGTGCGACCCGATCGGCGACCATCCATGGGCGATCGAATTTTGCGATTTTCCGCGCTCC
This is a stretch of genomic DNA from Anaerolineales bacterium. It encodes these proteins:
- a CDS encoding acetoin utilization protein AcuC — translated: MNTRKSVFLYSPALEKYPFPPDHPFTTSRAPKTRELIKSMGWLSGGDQIEFDPPPAERTVMETYHTARYLDALRRASDGDWNYDFLRMGIGTGDCPVFAGMYEHSVLAAGATLAGAARILEGTVDAAFNPHGGFHHAFPERAAGFCYVNDSVLGCLALAEAGKRVLYVDIDVHNGDGVAFAFQDRADVMTISFHENPRILFPGTGFEDEIGSGPGEGYCVNVPLPVGTYDEAYLSAFDEVVLPLMEAFGPDVLVMELGADGLAQDPLAHLQLTNNAYVEVLHRLTAAGKPILMTGGGGYNVENTVRAWALAWSVLSGQEDAGYASNAGMGGVMLSSTDWSGGLRDRELVIPDRQKEAVTESLGYTVRKVKSLVFPIHGLKP
- a CDS encoding OFA family MFS transporter, which translates into the protein MATQKSMNRWWVVGGALVIQVSLGAVYIWSVFETPLKAFFPSWTETQVTLPAQIVLAAFAAAVILAGRIQDRRGPRIVATCGGVILGAGLILARFSEQFAPGTALAWLILTFSVLGGVGIGAAYVCPIATCVKWFPDKRGLITGLAVAGFGAGAFFFAPLAKAMISGGSYQLLGASLFTLPKLGVFNTFLALGVIFLVCVVSGAQLLRNPPAGYVPAGWVPPQASPGKAASAADFTPTQMLRTPSFWLLWITYFVGCAAGLQVIMKASPIWQSFSIAGLTPPIPEADFGQIAALAAMAVSILAIFNSTGRIVWGIVSDKIGRKTALIIMFVLCGATMLALDFFRDYPMYLLGISVVGLCFGGYLALYPAMTADFFGTKNIGANYGWMFTAYGAGGIAGPYLAAALMRVVDKVPYQAKDAAGELVEKTFTVGDYRTAFVIAGIACLIAAAAMTRITPAASK
- the acs gene encoding acetate--CoA ligase; translated protein: MAQEAQSKSISSLMTETRKFPPPASVTKTAYVKSLEEYQKLWEQSINDPDAFWLKQAELLTWFKKPAKSLEYVWNSKNREVRHTWFADGELNVSYNCLDRHLGTPTAKKTAIIFQGDEDSNVRKITYEELHKEVCKFANVLKSKGIKKGDRVSIYLPMVPELAVAMLACTRIGAIHNVVFGGFSADAISDRVNDSECKAIVTSNVSLRGGKHIKLKDIADEAMKKTPSIEACIVVKVSDDPCNMQPGRDSWWHEEMAKAPEVCEPEKMNAEDLLFILYTSGSTGKPKGVVHTTAGYLLHVALSHKWVFDIHEDDIYWCTADIGWVTGHSYIVYGPLANGATTIIFEGIPTYPDPGRFWQVVDKFGVTVFYTAPTAIRSLMRAGEEWPAKYKLDSLRVLGSVGEPINPEAWIWYYEKIGRSRCPIVDTYWQTENGGFLITPLPGAMTLKPGSASRPWFGVDPVVLRDDGSQCDANEGGKLCIRKPWPGMMRTTWGDHDRFIDTYFIMYENMYFTGDGCRVDEDGDYWLMGRIDDVVNVSGHRIGTAEVESALVAHPKVAEAAVCPMPHDIKGQALYAFVTLKEGIHESDDLKKELVKHVRKEIGPIATPDVIQFAEGLPKTRSGKIMRRILRKIAENQTDNLGDITTLADPSVVEKLVKGRGG
- a CDS encoding glycosyl transferase; amino-acid sequence: MRYGRFDDQHKEYVITRPDTPLPWINYLGCEAYFGIISNTAGGYSFYKDARLRRITRYRYNNVPFDMGGRYIYLRDSSSRAFWSPSWMPTRHKAEKFTCRHGLGYTVIGSTFQGIQAVTRYFVPLGENLEIWQCTVTNRRKRSARLSVFSSVEFCLWDAWDDQTNLQRNLNTGQVEIEDGVIYHKTEYRERRDHFAYFACSEKLTGYDTRRESFLGAYRGWDSPAVVERGKSQNSIAHGWSPIGSHHVQLRLRPGESKQILFLLGYHENPKGAKFLPPDSQTVNKEAVRPLIAKYRDGANAEAAFRALQSYWKENLSAIQVETPDLHTDRMVNIWNAYQCMATFNISRSASFYETGVGRGLGFRDSNQDLLGFVQMVPERARERILDLAATQLRSGGAYHQYQPLTKRGNNDIGTDFNDDPLWLVLGLAAYLKETGDESILDEKVPFENEPGTEQPLYEHLRRSVQYTLDRLGPHRLPLIGRADWNDCLNLNCFSETPGQSFQTTTNREGRTAESVFIGGLFVLAASEMAELAALRGRRGDVRRYRWEAERMKAAVVRNGWDGEWFLRAYDGFGRKVGSKDCQEGQIFIESQGMCVMAGLGLRDGMATKALEAVYARLATEHGIVLLQPAFSRYYLEYGEISSYPPGYKENAGIFCHNNPWIMIAETMVGNGDRAFEYYRRINPSVREEISEIHRCEPYVYPQMIAGKDAPTHGEAKNSWLTGTAAWNFYAVTQYLLGIRPTLHGLRIAPVIPSRWPGFKAVRKYRGTTYRITVKRSGKGNFVSLAVDGEAVPGDLVPMPPPGTDEVTVEAAIF